A genomic stretch from Oleomonas cavernae includes:
- a CDS encoding zinc-dependent alcohol dehydrogenase family protein: MRAMVLRASGQPLVAETRPDPEPGRGEIRVRVEACAVCRTDLHVVDGELPDVRLPVVPGHEIVGIVDRLGAGVAVPALGTRVGIPWLGHTCGHCPYCADGHENLCDEPVFTGCTRDGGYATHVVADAAYAFALDGFADPVAAAPLMCAGLIGWRSLSMAGEGRRIGLFGFGAAAHILTQVCRWQGREVYAFTRPGDLPAQHMALSLGAKWAGSAQESPPDLLDAAIVFAPVGALVPDALCAVRKGGRVVCGGIHMSDIPQFPYRLLWEERQIVSVANLTRRDATEFLAVARAAGVTTTTTVYPLEQANQALADLRHGRFQGAAVLVP; the protein is encoded by the coding sequence ATGAGGGCCATGGTCCTTCGCGCCAGCGGGCAGCCGCTGGTGGCCGAGACCCGGCCGGATCCCGAACCGGGGCGAGGCGAGATCCGGGTGCGGGTCGAGGCCTGCGCCGTGTGCCGGACCGATCTGCACGTCGTCGACGGCGAGCTGCCCGATGTCCGGCTACCGGTCGTCCCCGGGCATGAGATCGTCGGCATCGTCGATCGGCTGGGGGCGGGGGTCGCCGTGCCGGCCCTGGGTACCAGGGTCGGCATTCCCTGGCTGGGCCACACCTGCGGTCACTGCCCCTATTGTGCCGACGGGCACGAGAATCTTTGCGACGAGCCGGTCTTCACCGGTTGCACGCGCGACGGCGGCTATGCCACCCATGTGGTGGCGGATGCCGCCTATGCCTTCGCCCTGGACGGCTTTGCCGATCCTGTCGCCGCCGCTCCCTTGATGTGCGCGGGGCTGATCGGCTGGCGCTCGCTCTCCATGGCCGGGGAAGGGCGCCGGATCGGCCTGTTCGGCTTTGGCGCCGCCGCCCATATCCTGACCCAGGTCTGCCGCTGGCAGGGGCGCGAGGTCTACGCCTTCACCCGGCCGGGCGACCTGCCGGCGCAGCACATGGCCTTGTCGCTGGGCGCCAAATGGGCCGGCAGCGCGCAGGAGTCGCCGCCCGACCTGCTCGACGCCGCGATCGTCTTCGCGCCGGTCGGCGCCCTGGTGCCGGATGCCCTGTGCGCCGTGCGCAAGGGCGGCCGCGTCGTCTGCGGCGGCATCCACATGAGCGATATCCCGCAGTTCCCTTACCGGCTGCTGTGGGAGGAGCGGCAGATCGTCTCCGTGGCCAATCTGACGCGGCGGGACGCGACCGAGTTCCTGGCGGTGGCGCGCGCGGCCGGCGTGACGACCACGACCACGGTCTACCCGCTGGAACAGGCCAACCAGGCGCTGGCCGATCTCCGGCACGGGCGGTTCCAGGGAGCGGCGGTCCTGGTGCCCTGA
- the ccoN gene encoding cytochrome-c oxidase, cbb3-type subunit I: MATETALSPSPGLRALKQAPAYRDDVTRWFMMAAVFWAIVGMLVGVVIAAQLTFPLLNLDLPWTSFGRLRPVHTSAVIFAFGGSMLIGTSFYIVQRTCRTRLFGGYAADFVFWGYQFFIVAAALSYVMGGSQSKEYAEPEWYLDLWLAIVWVTYLVVFLGTVIKRREPHIYISNWYFLAFIVTIAVLHIVNNLAVPVSFFGTKSYSLFAGVQDAMSQWWYGHNAVGFFLTAGFLAMMYYFVPKQAERPIWSYRLSIISFWSLIFIYIWAGPHHLHYTALPDWVQMLGMTFSVMLWMPSWASMVNGIMTVSGRWDRLRTDPILRFMIVAVAFYGMSTFEGPLMAIREVNGLSHYTDWTVGHVHSGALGWVGFICFGALYHIVPKLWGRAAVYSQGAIRVHFWLGTLGIVLYITAMWASGIMQGLMWRAHDSLGFLQYSFVETVAAMHPYYAIRTLGGLVFLSGAILMAWNLWMTIRVGEPAKADSPPLLQPAE, encoded by the coding sequence ATGGCAACTGAAACCGCACTATCTCCCAGCCCGGGCCTCAGGGCCTTGAAGCAGGCACCAGCCTACCGCGACGACGTGACCCGATGGTTCATGATGGCGGCTGTCTTCTGGGCAATCGTCGGCATGCTGGTGGGCGTCGTGATCGCCGCACAGCTGACCTTCCCGCTCCTCAATCTGGATTTGCCGTGGACCAGCTTCGGCCGTCTGCGCCCGGTCCACACCTCGGCCGTCATCTTCGCCTTCGGCGGCTCGATGTTGATCGGCACCTCGTTCTATATCGTCCAGCGCACCTGCCGGACACGACTGTTCGGCGGCTACGCGGCCGATTTCGTGTTCTGGGGCTACCAGTTCTTCATCGTGGCGGCCGCGCTCAGCTACGTCATGGGCGGCTCGCAGTCGAAGGAATATGCCGAGCCGGAATGGTACTTGGACCTCTGGCTCGCCATTGTCTGGGTCACCTACCTGGTGGTCTTCCTGGGCACGGTCATCAAGCGGCGCGAGCCCCACATCTATATCTCGAACTGGTACTTCCTGGCCTTCATCGTCACCATCGCCGTGCTCCACATCGTCAACAACCTGGCGGTACCGGTGTCGTTCTTCGGCACCAAGAGCTATTCGCTCTTCGCCGGTGTGCAGGATGCGATGTCCCAGTGGTGGTACGGCCATAACGCGGTCGGCTTCTTCCTGACCGCGGGCTTCCTGGCGATGATGTACTACTTCGTCCCCAAGCAGGCCGAACGGCCGATCTGGTCCTACCGGCTGTCGATCATCTCGTTCTGGAGCCTGATCTTCATCTACATCTGGGCCGGTCCTCACCACCTGCATTACACCGCGCTGCCCGACTGGGTACAGATGCTGGGCATGACCTTCTCGGTTATGCTGTGGATGCCGAGCTGGGCCTCGATGGTGAACGGGATCATGACGGTCTCGGGCCGCTGGGATCGGCTGCGTACCGACCCGATCCTGCGCTTCATGATCGTCGCGGTGGCCTTCTACGGCATGTCGACCTTCGAGGGTCCGCTGATGGCGATCCGCGAGGTCAACGGTCTCAGCCACTACACCGACTGGACCGTCGGCCACGTCCACTCGGGTGCCTTGGGCTGGGTCGGCTTCATCTGCTTCGGCGCGCTCTATCACATCGTTCCCAAGCTGTGGGGCCGCGCGGCGGTCTACAGCCAGGGAGCGATCCGGGTGCACTTCTGGCTCGGCACCCTGGGCATCGTCCTCTACATCACCGCGATGTGGGCGAGCGGGATCATGCAGGGCCTGATGTGGCGTGCCCACGACAGCCTCGGCTTCCTGCAATACAGCTTCGTCGAAACCGTGGCGGCCATGCACCCGTACTACGCCATTCGCACCCTGGGCGGCCTGGTCTTCCTGTCGGGTGCCATCCTGATGGCCTGGAACCTGTGGATGACCATCCGCGTCGGAGAACCGGCCAAGGCCGACTCCCCGCCGCTCCTGCAGCCCGCAGAATAA
- the ccoO gene encoding cytochrome-c oxidase, cbb3-type subunit II, producing MATVYSIHETLQKHSIKLLAGILAAVSVGGIVEIAPLFLIENTIEKVEGMRPYTPLELAGRNIYLREGCYLCHSQQIRPFRDEVERYGPYSLAAESMYDHPFQWGSKRTGPDLARVGAKYSDDWQVRHLADPRSLVPESVMPAYSFLLTSPLDGSDIAAHLKALRVTGVPYTDDQIAAAAADFTAQASPDGAGAEFEARWKKAVSRDFDGNPAQVTEMDALVAYLQMLGTLVDFPKIRPDADFNR from the coding sequence ATGGCCACCGTCTACAGCATTCACGAAACCCTGCAGAAGCACTCGATCAAGCTGCTGGCCGGCATCCTGGCCGCGGTATCGGTCGGCGGCATCGTCGAGATCGCGCCCCTGTTCCTGATCGAGAATACGATCGAGAAGGTCGAGGGCATGCGTCCCTACACGCCGCTCGAACTGGCCGGGCGCAACATCTACCTGCGCGAGGGCTGCTACCTGTGTCACAGCCAGCAGATCCGGCCGTTCCGCGACGAGGTGGAACGCTATGGGCCCTACAGCCTGGCGGCCGAGAGTATGTACGACCATCCCTTCCAGTGGGGGTCCAAGCGGACCGGGCCGGACCTGGCGCGGGTCGGCGCCAAATACTCCGACGACTGGCAGGTGCGCCACCTCGCCGATCCGCGCAGCCTGGTGCCGGAGTCGGTCATGCCGGCCTATTCGTTCCTGCTGACCTCCCCGCTGGACGGATCGGATATCGCGGCGCACCTGAAGGCGCTGCGCGTCACCGGGGTGCCTTATACCGACGACCAGATCGCGGCGGCGGCGGCCGACTTCACCGCCCAGGCCAGCCCGGACGGTGCAGGCGCCGAGTTCGAGGCGCGCTGGAAGAAGGCGGTATCGCGCGACTTCGACGGCAACCCGGCGCAGGTAACCGAGATGGATGCGCTCGTCGCCTATCTGCAAATGCTCGGCACCCTGGTCGACTTCCCCAAGATCAGGCCCGACGCC
- a CDS encoding hybrid sensor histidine kinase/response regulator produces MIDAIELQVTDDSRLDEIVRVLDGTNIIVHDDGGVISRWTAGCEQLYGWTRDEAVGRKVHDLLGTIFPEPQEAIKQRLRQYGAWEGELVHRHRDGHQLWIASRWVTLSTGDQTGLSVLQTNNDISDLKGAQTDLAERQAHLVSILDTVPEAMVVIDDAGIITSFSSAAERLFGYGADEVCGENVRMLMPSPDREAHDGYIGRYLTTGERRIIGYGRVVTGLRKDGTNFPMELAIGEAVSGGRRIFTGFIRDLTSRHRMEEELRQAQKMEAVGQLTGGIAHDFNNLLTVISGNLEMIEARLDNEKLLVLLREAQDAADDGAKLTGQLLAFGRRQPLNPKLADVGQLVSNFADLLRRTLGETIELRTIVTGASNQALVDASQLQNALLNLALNARDAMPRGGKLTVEISRARLDLDYAQMYPQVRTGTYVLVAVTDTGAGMTDEVKQRAFEPFFTTKSVGAGTGLGLSMVYGFAKQSGGHVQIYSEVGRGTSVRLFLPVAGADAEDAAASGQGHQGSGGIQRGHECILVVEDDARVRRVAVARLKDAGYNVIEAAAGMEALAAIEAHPEIRLLFTDIVMPGGMAGDELAREVRIIRPDVKILFTSGYAEPSVAGRELAEAGSWLKKPYTAKELAARLRELLD; encoded by the coding sequence TTGATTGATGCAATCGAGCTCCAGGTCACCGACGACAGCCGCCTCGACGAAATCGTTCGCGTCCTCGATGGCACCAACATCATCGTGCATGACGATGGTGGGGTGATCAGCCGCTGGACCGCCGGTTGCGAGCAGCTCTACGGCTGGACCCGCGACGAGGCGGTGGGGCGCAAGGTCCACGACCTGCTAGGCACGATCTTCCCCGAGCCGCAGGAGGCGATCAAGCAGCGGCTGCGCCAGTACGGGGCCTGGGAAGGCGAGCTCGTGCACCGCCACCGCGACGGCCATCAGCTTTGGATCGCCAGCCGCTGGGTCACGCTTTCGACCGGAGACCAGACGGGGCTCTCGGTCCTGCAGACCAACAACGACATCAGCGACCTGAAAGGCGCTCAGACCGATCTCGCCGAGCGTCAGGCCCATCTGGTGTCGATTCTCGACACGGTGCCCGAGGCCATGGTCGTGATCGACGATGCCGGCATCATCACCTCCTTCAGTTCCGCCGCCGAGCGGTTGTTCGGCTACGGCGCGGACGAGGTCTGCGGCGAGAATGTCCGTATGTTGATGCCCTCACCCGATCGCGAGGCGCATGACGGCTATATCGGGCGGTATCTGACAACCGGGGAGCGGCGCATCATCGGCTATGGCCGGGTCGTCACCGGCCTGCGCAAGGACGGCACAAACTTTCCCATGGAACTGGCGATCGGCGAGGCGGTCAGCGGCGGCCGGCGCATCTTCACCGGTTTCATCCGCGACTTGACCAGCCGCCACCGCATGGAAGAGGAATTGCGCCAGGCCCAGAAGATGGAGGCGGTCGGCCAGCTCACCGGCGGCATCGCCCATGATTTCAACAACCTGCTGACCGTCATCAGCGGCAATCTCGAGATGATCGAGGCGCGTCTCGACAACGAGAAGCTGCTCGTCCTGCTGCGTGAGGCGCAGGATGCGGCCGACGACGGCGCCAAGCTGACCGGCCAGTTGCTGGCCTTCGGCCGGCGCCAGCCGCTGAATCCCAAGCTGGCCGACGTGGGCCAGCTCGTCTCGAATTTCGCCGACCTGCTGCGCCGGACGCTGGGCGAGACGATCGAACTGCGCACCATTGTGACCGGCGCCTCGAACCAGGCCCTGGTCGATGCCTCGCAGCTCCAGAACGCCTTGCTCAATCTCGCCCTGAATGCCCGCGATGCCATGCCGCGCGGCGGTAAGCTGACGGTGGAGATTTCGCGCGCCCGGCTCGACCTCGACTACGCGCAGATGTATCCCCAGGTTCGCACCGGCACCTATGTCCTGGTCGCGGTGACCGACACCGGTGCGGGCATGACCGACGAGGTCAAGCAGCGGGCCTTCGAACCCTTCTTCACCACTAAGTCCGTGGGCGCCGGGACCGGCCTGGGCTTGAGCATGGTCTATGGCTTTGCCAAGCAATCCGGCGGCCATGTCCAGATCTACAGCGAGGTCGGCCGGGGTACCAGCGTGCGGCTGTTCCTGCCGGTGGCCGGCGCCGATGCCGAAGACGCGGCCGCGTCCGGCCAGGGCCATCAGGGTTCGGGCGGGATACAGCGCGGCCACGAATGCATCCTGGTGGTGGAGGACGACGCGCGGGTGCGCCGCGTCGCGGTCGCCCGGCTGAAGGACGCGGGCTACAACGTGATCGAGGCGGCCGCGGGGATGGAGGCGCTGGCCGCCATCGAGGCGCACCCCGAAATCCGCCTGCTGTTCACCGATATCGTCATGCCCGGCGGCATGGCCGGCGACGAACTGGCCAGGGAGGTCCGCATCATCCGTCCGGACGTGAAGATCCTGTTCACCTCGGGCTATGCCGAGCCCAGCGTCGCGGGCCGGGAACTGGCGGAAGCCGGCAGCTGGCTCAAGAAGCCCTACACCGCCAAGGAACTGGCGGCACGGCTGCGCGAACTGCTCGACTGA
- a CDS encoding DUF2189 domain-containing protein produces the protein MIPIRLLEGDPTARWLKAAYADLRRSPGVSLSYGLALSLLSWIVTLAIIADERWFLLLPLLGGFMFLAPLIAVGLYEASRRHEAGLPVTIVDALSAVRRNAGQIALMGLVLALFFLAWTRIALLLFALFFGSAPPPVADLFGAIFLTTDNLAFVLLSNAVGLVLAAVVFAISAISIPMLLDRDVDVVTAIATSVRACRANWQIMIGWAALIVLIIGLGAITFYVGLAVAYPLIGHATWAAYRELVPRGPLDPAG, from the coding sequence GTGATCCCTATTCGCCTCCTCGAAGGCGACCCGACCGCGCGCTGGCTCAAGGCGGCCTATGCCGATCTGCGCCGCAGCCCCGGCGTCAGCCTGTCCTATGGCCTGGCGCTCAGCCTGCTGTCGTGGATCGTAACCCTGGCCATCATCGCCGACGAGCGCTGGTTCCTGCTGCTGCCACTGCTCGGCGGCTTCATGTTCCTGGCACCGCTGATCGCGGTCGGCCTCTATGAGGCGAGCCGCCGCCACGAGGCCGGCCTGCCCGTCACCATCGTCGATGCCTTAAGCGCGGTCCGGCGCAACGCCGGACAGATCGCCCTGATGGGCTTGGTCCTCGCCCTGTTCTTCCTGGCCTGGACACGCATCGCCCTGTTGCTGTTTGCCCTGTTCTTCGGCTCGGCGCCGCCGCCCGTCGCCGATCTTTTCGGCGCGATTTTCCTGACCACCGACAATCTGGCCTTCGTCCTGCTGTCGAATGCCGTCGGCCTGGTTCTGGCCGCCGTCGTCTTCGCCATCAGCGCCATCTCGATCCCGATGCTGCTCGACCGCGACGTCGACGTCGTCACGGCGATCGCCACCTCCGTGCGGGCCTGCCGTGCCAACTGGCAGATCATGATCGGCTGGGCCGCCCTGATCGTGCTCATCATCGGCCTGGGCGCCATCACCTTCTACGTGGGCCTTGCCGTCGCCTACCCGCTCATCGGCCACGCCACCTGGGCGGCTTACCGTGAACTCGTGCCGCGGGGTCCTCTGGACCCGGCCGGCTGA
- a CDS encoding PHA/PHB synthase family protein, which translates to MDQPTPKAFLASAPPDTTESGERFRAIDRLTGALAAKMTAGLSPAALGLAFADWALHLAAAPGKQAELVVKGWRKYARFLTHLQSGAADPGAPSCIEPLPGDERFGDEAWQAMPFRLWYQAFLLTQQWWHNATTDVPGVSPHHQDVVAFALRQWLDMVSPANLPWANPKILKQTAATRGGNLLQGNRNWAEDVSRQITGRPAVGTEAFQVGATVAATPGKVVFRNRLIELIQYQPATPSVHAEPILIVPAWIMKYYILDLSPENSLVRFLVGQGYTVFCISWRNVTPEDRDISLEDYRRLGVMAALAAIRRIVPGSKVHAAGYCLGGTLLSIAAAAMAEAGDDRLASVTLFAAQTDFTEPGELQLFIDDSQVAYLESAMWANGTLEATQMAGAFQMLRSNDLIWSRVVHDYLMGERTPMSDLMAWNADATRLPYRMQSDYLRQLFLHNDLASGRYLVEGQPIAIQNIRAPMFAVGTERDHVAPWRSVYKLHYLADTAVTFVLTSGGHNAGIVSEPGHPTATTGCWKSWPTTCATARTNGSRPPPFIRVPGGRPGQPGWRRVRPPRR; encoded by the coding sequence ATGGACCAGCCCACCCCGAAAGCCTTTCTCGCCTCGGCACCGCCGGATACCACAGAGTCGGGCGAGCGTTTTCGCGCCATTGATCGCCTGACCGGCGCCCTTGCCGCCAAGATGACCGCGGGCCTGTCGCCCGCCGCCCTGGGCCTGGCCTTCGCCGACTGGGCCCTTCACCTGGCCGCGGCGCCGGGCAAGCAGGCGGAACTGGTGGTCAAGGGCTGGCGCAAATACGCCCGGTTCCTGACCCATCTCCAGAGCGGCGCCGCCGATCCCGGCGCCCCCTCCTGCATCGAGCCGCTGCCGGGCGACGAGCGCTTTGGCGACGAAGCCTGGCAGGCCATGCCGTTCCGCCTTTGGTACCAGGCCTTCCTGCTGACCCAGCAGTGGTGGCACAATGCCACCACCGACGTGCCGGGCGTGTCGCCGCATCACCAGGATGTGGTCGCCTTCGCGCTGCGCCAGTGGCTGGACATGGTATCGCCGGCCAACCTGCCCTGGGCGAACCCGAAAATCCTCAAGCAGACCGCCGCCACCCGCGGCGGCAACCTGCTGCAAGGCAACCGGAACTGGGCCGAGGATGTGAGCCGCCAGATCACCGGCCGGCCAGCGGTCGGGACCGAGGCTTTCCAGGTCGGCGCCACCGTCGCGGCGACACCGGGCAAGGTCGTGTTCCGCAACCGGCTGATCGAACTGATCCAGTACCAGCCCGCAACCCCGAGCGTCCATGCCGAGCCGATCCTGATCGTGCCGGCCTGGATCATGAAATATTACATCCTCGACCTGTCGCCCGAGAATTCGCTGGTCCGCTTCCTGGTTGGCCAAGGCTACACGGTGTTCTGCATTTCCTGGCGCAACGTGACGCCCGAGGACCGGGACATCTCGCTCGAGGACTATCGCCGCCTCGGCGTCATGGCGGCGTTGGCGGCGATCCGCAGGATCGTGCCCGGCAGCAAGGTTCACGCCGCCGGCTATTGCCTGGGCGGCACGCTGCTGTCGATCGCGGCCGCAGCGATGGCGGAAGCGGGCGACGACCGGCTGGCCTCGGTCACGCTGTTCGCCGCCCAGACCGACTTCACCGAGCCGGGCGAACTGCAGCTCTTCATCGACGACAGTCAGGTCGCCTACCTCGAAAGCGCGATGTGGGCGAATGGCACCCTCGAGGCGACACAGATGGCCGGCGCCTTCCAGATGCTGCGCTCGAACGACCTGATCTGGTCCCGCGTGGTTCACGACTATCTGATGGGCGAGCGCACGCCGATGTCCGACCTCATGGCCTGGAATGCCGATGCGACGCGGCTGCCCTACCGGATGCAGTCCGACTATCTGCGCCAGCTCTTCCTGCACAACGACCTGGCCAGCGGCCGCTATCTGGTCGAGGGGCAGCCGATCGCGATCCAGAACATCCGCGCGCCCATGTTCGCCGTGGGAACCGAGCGCGACCACGTGGCCCCCTGGCGCTCGGTCTACAAGCTCCATTACCTGGCAGATACCGCGGTTACGTTCGTCCTCACCAGCGGCGGCCACAATGCCGGTATCGTCAGCGAACCCGGACACCCCACCGCCACTACAGGATGCTGGAAAAGCTGGCCGACGACCTGTGCCACAGCCCGGACGAATGGGTCGCGGCCGCCCCCGTTCATCAGGGTTCCTGGTGGCCGGCCTGGGCAGCCTGGCTGGCGGCGCGTTCGCCCGCCGCGCAGGTAG
- a CDS encoding cation-transporting P-type ATPase: MRHAEHPGPIRIRRRRARRRSPPGLSTAQAAAHLAQDGPNLAVVGLRRGLIAKLGKRLAEPLVAILLLAAADVILLASDLGVLAVALLLALTPLGAVVGFVALPPVILLAIAGVSLAYLACAEMLKHVAMAPRHRRTERAHRHV; this comes from the coding sequence TTGCGACATGCAGAGCACCCAGGCCCGATACGGATCCGCCGGCGGCGAGCCCGCAGGCGATCGCCCCCGGGCCTGAGCACGGCGCAAGCGGCGGCGCACCTGGCCCAGGACGGTCCCAACCTCGCCGTGGTCGGCCTGCGGCGCGGCCTGATCGCCAAGCTCGGCAAGCGACTGGCTGAGCCGTTGGTCGCCATCCTGCTGCTCGCGGCGGCGGATGTCATCCTGCTGGCGTCGGACCTCGGGGTGCTGGCCGTGGCCTTGCTGCTGGCGCTGACCCCGCTGGGGGCCGTCGTCGGCTTCGTCGCCCTGCCGCCGGTCATCCTGCTGGCCATCGCCGGTGTCAGCCTTGCCTATCTCGCCTGTGCCGAAATGCTGAAGCATGTCGCCATGGCACCCCGCCATCGCCGTACCGAGCGAGCGCATCGTCATGTCTAG
- a CDS encoding cation-translocating P-type ATPase, with protein MSSLPFTKSAGPSPKRRPTLAMPPALDTGLTEREAAARLRRDGANELPSGEHRAPLRIIADTVCEPMFALLLAAGLLYFFLGDALEASVLFGFATLSVLIAVVQELRTEHALDALRDLSSPRAMVVREGKTKRIPGREVVRGDIILVGEGDRVPADGVLVAATGLEIDESLLTGESVPVCKVAAETTEIADIAPARAGTDDTGTLFSGTLVVRGQGRALVLATGRRTELGRIGQSLHRIEREPPRLRAQTRRLVRVFAIVAGVVSLLATVLYGLTGHDWPAAALGGIALAMSMLPEEFPLILTVFTVMGAIRIGKARVLTRRAAAIEALGAATVLCTDKTGTLTQNRMSVVELHDASGLALPLPADGGPLTERAAALAAIARHASRDQTFDPMERALHELAAGQTDAGWPPAPAREFGLRDDLPAMARAWGNGTAERQRLAAKGAPEAIVRLCRLPPPEAGQVLAAANEMAGRGLRVLGLADGLLEAGAGDRLEDQPLHFRGLVGLADPLRPGVRAAVAECRAAGIRIVMVTGDHPATAAAIAGEAGLAATPVVTGGELADLGPAAFAACAADAAVFARIRPEQKLRLVEVLKEKGAIVAMTGDGVNDAPALKAAHIGIAMGGRGTDVAREAAAMVLLDDDFGSIVRTIRLGRRTFDNLRKAMGFVMSIHVPIAGLAFLPLLLGLPPLLGPLHIAFLEMVIDPVCSIAFEAEPAEPDLMRRPPRKATDALLTGTLMIWSLVQGATALLATAAVYLLSLEAGLSLDEMRSRTFLTLVLANVALIIVDRSFSSSLLTALTRPNAALSTVMAIAGAMLILVLGVPQVAVLFHFGPLGLGDIGMAFAAALAVLLLLETAKATGMAAKLRQ; from the coding sequence ATGTCTAGCCTGCCGTTCACCAAGTCGGCCGGGCCGTCGCCCAAACGCCGGCCCACCCTGGCGATGCCGCCCGCCCTCGACACCGGCCTGACCGAGCGGGAAGCCGCCGCCCGCCTGCGCCGGGACGGCGCTAACGAACTGCCCAGCGGCGAGCACCGGGCGCCATTGCGGATCATCGCCGATACCGTCTGCGAGCCGATGTTCGCCTTGCTGCTGGCGGCGGGCCTGCTCTACTTCTTTCTCGGCGACGCGCTGGAAGCCTCGGTCTTGTTCGGCTTTGCGACCTTGTCGGTCCTGATCGCCGTCGTCCAGGAACTGCGCACCGAGCATGCCCTGGATGCCCTGCGCGACCTCTCCAGCCCGCGCGCCATGGTCGTGCGCGAGGGCAAGACGAAGCGGATTCCCGGCCGCGAGGTGGTGCGGGGCGATATCATCCTGGTGGGCGAGGGCGACCGGGTTCCCGCCGACGGGGTGCTGGTCGCCGCGACGGGCCTGGAGATCGACGAATCGCTCCTGACCGGCGAATCGGTTCCCGTTTGCAAAGTCGCGGCGGAGACCACCGAGATTGCAGATATCGCGCCTGCCCGCGCCGGCACGGACGATACCGGTACCTTGTTCTCGGGCACGCTGGTGGTGCGGGGGCAGGGCCGTGCCCTGGTGCTTGCCACTGGCCGGCGCACGGAACTGGGCCGTATCGGCCAGAGCCTGCACAGGATCGAACGCGAACCGCCGCGCCTGCGCGCCCAGACCCGCCGCCTGGTCCGCGTCTTCGCGATCGTGGCCGGCGTGGTCAGCCTCCTCGCCACGGTCCTGTACGGCCTGACGGGCCACGACTGGCCGGCCGCCGCCCTGGGCGGCATTGCGCTGGCCATGTCGATGCTGCCCGAGGAATTTCCCTTGATCCTCACGGTCTTCACCGTGATGGGCGCCATCCGCATCGGCAAGGCCCGGGTCCTGACCCGGCGCGCCGCGGCGATCGAGGCCCTGGGCGCCGCCACCGTGCTGTGTACCGACAAGACCGGCACGCTGACCCAGAACCGCATGTCGGTGGTGGAACTGCATGATGCCTCAGGTCTCGCCCTGCCCCTGCCGGCCGATGGCGGGCCGCTGACCGAACGGGCCGCGGCCCTGGCGGCGATTGCCCGCCATGCCAGCCGCGACCAGACCTTCGATCCGATGGAACGGGCCCTGCACGAGCTGGCGGCCGGCCAGACCGACGCCGGCTGGCCACCGGCCCCGGCCCGGGAATTCGGCTTGCGGGACGACCTGCCGGCCATGGCGCGGGCCTGGGGCAATGGCACCGCCGAGCGCCAGCGGCTGGCGGCAAAGGGCGCGCCCGAGGCCATCGTTCGCCTGTGCCGGCTGCCGCCGCCGGAAGCCGGGCAGGTCCTCGCGGCGGCAAATGAGATGGCCGGCCGCGGCCTGCGCGTGCTGGGGCTGGCCGACGGCCTGCTCGAAGCGGGCGCCGGCGATCGCCTGGAGGATCAGCCACTGCACTTCCGCGGCCTGGTCGGCCTCGCCGATCCGCTGCGGCCGGGTGTGCGCGCCGCCGTCGCCGAGTGCCGCGCGGCGGGGATTCGCATCGTCATGGTCACGGGCGATCATCCCGCCACCGCCGCCGCCATCGCCGGCGAGGCCGGCCTGGCGGCAACGCCGGTGGTTACCGGCGGCGAACTGGCCGATCTCGGCCCAGCGGCCTTCGCCGCCTGCGCGGCCGATGCCGCGGTGTTTGCCCGCATCCGCCCGGAACAGAAGCTGCGCCTGGTCGAGGTGCTCAAGGAAAAGGGCGCCATCGTCGCCATGACCGGCGACGGCGTGAACGATGCGCCGGCCCTGAAGGCCGCCCATATCGGCATCGCCATGGGCGGGCGCGGCACCGATGTCGCCCGCGAGGCGGCGGCCATGGTGCTGCTCGACGATGATTTCGGCTCCATCGTCCGCACCATTCGCCTGGGCCGCCGGACCTTCGACAACCTGCGCAAGGCCATGGGCTTCGTCATGTCGATCCATGTGCCGATCGCGGGCCTCGCCTTCCTGCCGCTGCTGCTGGGCCTGCCGCCCCTGCTGGGGCCGCTGCACATCGCCTTCCTCGAGATGGTCATCGACCCGGTGTGTTCGATCGCCTTCGAGGCGGAGCCGGCGGAACCCGACCTGATGCGCCGCCCGCCGCGCAAGGCGACTGATGCCCTGCTCACCGGCACCTTGATGATCTGGAGCCTGGTCCAGGGGGCGACGGCGCTGCTGGCCACGGCCGCGGTCTATCTGCTGTCGCTCGAGGCCGGACTGTCCCTCGACGAGATGCGCAGCCGGACGTTCCTGACCCTGGTGCTGGCGAATGTGGCCTTGATCATCGTCGACCGGTCGTTCAGCTCGTCCCTGCTGACGGCCCTGACGCGGCCCAATGCCGCGCTGTCGACGGTCATGGCCATCGCCGGGGCGATGCTGATCCTGGTCCTGGGGGTGCCGCAGGTAGCTGTGTTGTTTCACTTTGGCCCGCTCGGCCTCGGCGACATCGGCATGGCTTTCGCCGCGGCACTGGCCGTGCTGTTGCTGCTGGAGACGGCCAAGGCGACGGGGATGGCGGCCAAGCTGCGCCAATAG